Within Microbacterium proteolyticum, the genomic segment GCGTCAGCCGCGCGTTGCGCGCCAGAGGGCGCGGCGCTGCTCCTGGGCGACAGGGTCGGGCACCGGGAGGGATGCCAGGAGCCGCTTCGTGTAGTCGTCGCGAGGTTCCGTGAGCACCTGCACCGTCGTGCCCTGCTCGCGGATCACGCCCTGGCGGAGCACCACGACGCGGTCGGCCACCTCGTCGACGACCGCGAGGTCGTGGCTGATGAAGAGGCACGCGAACCCGAACTCCTTCTGCAGCTGCGCGAAGAGCTGCAGCACGCGGGCCTGCACCGACACGTCGAGCGCGGAGGTGGGCTCGTCCGCGATGAGCAGCTTCGGGTCGAGCGCGAGCGCCCGGGCCAGCGATGCGCGCTGACGCTGGCCGCCCGACAGCTCGTGCGGATACCGGTCGCCGAACGCGGTCGGGAGCTGCACGGCATCCAGGAGCTCGTCGACGCGCGCACGCGCCGCGCGGGCGCCGGACGCCCGCCCGTGAACGAGGAGCGGCTCGGCGATGCACTCCGCGATCGTGAGGAGCGGGTTGAAGCTCGTCGCCGGGTCCTGGAAGACGAAGCCGATGTCGGGGCGCGTCTTGGCGAGCGTGCGGGGCTTCGCGCCGCGCATCTCGGTGCCGAGCACCTTCAGCGACCCTCCGACGACGGAGGTGAGGCCCACCATCGCGCGGCCGATCGTGGTCTTGCCCGAGCCCGACTCCCCCACGAGACCGAGCACCTCACCGGGGCCGATCCAGAAGTCGACGCCCTTCACGGCGATCACGCCCGTCGTGCCGAAGCGTCCCGGGTACCCGATCTCGACCTTCTCGGCGACGACGAGGCTGCCCGCGGGCGGCGCGGTCGGGGCGGGGGCATCGAGCTTCTGCTGCGCGCTCTTGCCCCGACCCACGTGCGGGACGGCGGCGAGCAGCTCACGGGTGTACTGCTGCTGCGGAGCGGCGAACAGCGCGCGCACGGGGGCCTGCTCGACGATGTCGCCGCGGAACATCACGACGACGCGGTCCGCGAGGTCGGCGACCAC encodes:
- a CDS encoding dipeptide ABC transporter ATP-binding protein yields the protein MTATTAPVARIDDLRVTFATDGEPVAAINGISLEAHAGEVLAIVGESGSGKTVTANTLLGLLPETATLSGAVIVRGRDGDETDIVHATHAQLRAMRGHDAAMVFQEPSTALNPVYTVGWQIAEGLRAHGKLSKSEAKTQAVDILRRVGIPDPENRVDDYPHQFSGGQKQRVVIAMALVLNAGLIIADEPTTALDVTVQAEILDLLRTCRDEFGATIVLITHNMGVVADLADRVVVMFRGDIVEQAPVRALFAAPQQQYTRELLAAVPHVGRGKSAQQKLDAPAPTAPPAGSLVVAEKVEIGYPGRFGTTGVIAVKGVDFWIGPGEVLGLVGESGSGKTTIGRAMVGLTSVVGGSLKVLGTEMRGAKPRTLAKTRPDIGFVFQDPATSFNPLLTIAECIAEPLLVHGRASGARAARARVDELLDAVQLPTAFGDRYPHELSGGQRQRASLARALALDPKLLIADEPTSALDVSVQARVLQLFAQLQKEFGFACLFISHDLAVVDEVADRVVVLRQGVIREQGTTVQVLTEPRDDYTKRLLASLPVPDPVAQEQRRALWRATRG